DNA sequence from the Actinacidiphila yeochonensis CN732 genome:
CTGACGGGGGCGCGGTTCTCGGTGGAGAACGGAACGGTGGAGCGGCAGTGAGCGGACGGCGGGGAGCGGACGGGGGAGCGGAGCGGGTCCAGCCGGCGGGCGGGAGCCCGTCCGAGGCAGCGGCGGTGCCGCGGCAGGAGGGCACCGCGGCGGGTACCGGGGCCGCCCCTTCCTCGGGTGTGGACCTGGCGCGGGTGGCGCTGCGCGCGGCCAAGGAGCAGGCGAAGGCCCGGGGCGCGGCGGCGCAGCAGCGCCGGCAGGCCCGCCGCGGCGGCCTGCGCAGCGGCGCGCGCGCGGACGGGCGGGACCCGCTGCCGCTGGGCGCCGCGATCAACCGGCTGATCACCGAACGGGGCTGGGAGGCGCCGGCCGCGGTGGGCGGCGTGATGGGCCGCTGGCCGCAGCTCGTCGGCCAGGAGATCGCCCTGCACTGCTCCCCCGAGCGCTACGACGAGGAGGAGCGGGTGCTGACCGTGCAGTGCGACTCCACGGCGTGGGCCACCCAGCTCCGGCTGTTGGCCCCGACGCTGGTGGCCCGGCTGAACACCGACCTCGGGCACGGCACCGTACGGCTGCTGAAGGTGCTGGGTCCGGCGGGGCCCAGCCGTTCCTACGGGCGGCTGCGGGCCCCCGGCAGCCGCGGCCCGGGTGACACCTACGGGTGAGGGGCGATGCCGCTCACGGGTCCGGCCGCGGCGCCGGGTCCGGGCGGCGCCCGATTCCGAGAGGCCCGGTTCGGGTGAGATTCGCTGTACTTCCGCCCTGCTTCGACCGATCCCGACCGGCATTGACGGCGCTTGGCGGGCTTTGACCGGGATCGCTCCGTGTGGTTCGGGCGGTGGGCGGCGGCGGAGCCGCCAGGGGGCCGACGCGGAGTGTCGCCGCGTTGACGCGTCCGACCAGCGACGGAACCCGGCCATGTGACGTACGGAACCGTCGCGGTCCCGCCGCGCCTCAGTTTTCCCAGGCGGCACCGCACGCCACGGACGTTGCCACCCGACTGGCGTGATCCACGTCACATATGACGACCTGTTGATACCCCTGCCGAGCGTAGCGGGGGGTTGACAGCCGGAAGCCCTGAGTGCCGTCGTGAGCGGTTTTGGCCCGGGGGCCGT
Encoded proteins:
- a CDS encoding DUF721 domain-containing protein translates to MPRQEGTAAGTGAAPSSGVDLARVALRAAKEQAKARGAAAQQRRQARRGGLRSGARADGRDPLPLGAAINRLITERGWEAPAAVGGVMGRWPQLVGQEIALHCSPERYDEEERVLTVQCDSTAWATQLRLLAPTLVARLNTDLGHGTVRLLKVLGPAGPSRSYGRLRAPGSRGPGDTYG